The Zobellia alginiliquefaciens genome contains a region encoding:
- a CDS encoding NAD-dependent epimerase/dehydratase family protein — translation MDEIIEHSEFGARKENKETILITGSSGLIGFSLIERLSKKYRVVGLDRLGPPYPPLQAECVNFDITDEKAIDAAMERIRYGYGSKIASVIHLAAYYDFGTKDSPKYQEINVKGTEKFLRQLQDFEVGQFIFSSSNLIYKPTEPGTKLNENCPVEANWGYPESKIQTEDLIKEHSINFPSVFLRIAGVYTDYGHSIPILQQIKRIYEKQLLGHFYSGDVNHGDVFVHLEDVVNAIENSVERRQEIPDQMAFNIGEPTSPTYQELQDTIGNLIHGKDWETYEIPKPLAKAGAWTRDLVGDPFIKPWMIDRSGAHYELDVSRAKEHLDWEPKHRVMDTLPKMITGLKENPDQWYAKNNLEK, via the coding sequence ATGGATGAAATAATCGAACACTCTGAGTTCGGAGCTAGAAAAGAAAACAAAGAAACAATCTTAATTACGGGAAGCAGTGGTTTAATAGGTTTTTCTCTAATAGAGCGATTGTCCAAAAAATATAGGGTGGTTGGTTTAGACCGTTTGGGTCCCCCTTATCCGCCATTGCAGGCTGAATGTGTAAATTTTGACATTACGGATGAAAAGGCCATTGATGCAGCAATGGAAAGAATACGATATGGCTATGGTAGTAAAATTGCCTCGGTAATACATTTAGCGGCGTATTATGATTTCGGTACGAAAGACAGCCCTAAATATCAAGAAATAAATGTTAAGGGTACTGAGAAATTCTTAAGACAGCTACAAGACTTTGAGGTGGGTCAGTTTATATTTTCCAGCTCCAACCTCATTTATAAACCTACGGAACCAGGTACAAAACTAAATGAAAATTGCCCTGTTGAAGCAAATTGGGGTTACCCTGAGTCCAAAATACAGACCGAAGACCTTATCAAAGAGCACAGCATTAACTTTCCTTCCGTTTTTCTACGTATAGCAGGCGTGTATACGGATTATGGTCATTCCATTCCCATTTTGCAGCAGATAAAACGTATTTACGAAAAGCAGTTGCTTGGTCATTTTTATTCGGGTGATGTTAACCATGGCGATGTGTTCGTTCATTTAGAAGATGTGGTAAATGCTATTGAAAATTCAGTAGAGAGAAGACAAGAGATTCCTGATCAGATGGCTTTTAATATTGGGGAGCCCACATCACCCACCTACCAAGAATTACAAGACACAATCGGTAATTTAATTCATGGGAAAGATTGGGAAACCTATGAGATTCCAAAACCCTTGGCAAAAGCTGGTGCGTGGACGCGAGATTTGGTAGGCGATCCCTTTATAAAACCATGGATGATCGACCGTTCTGGGGCCCATTATGAACTGGATGTATCTAGAGCCAAGGAACATTTGGATTGGGAGCCAAAACATAGGGTAATGGATACATTGCCGAAGATGATTACGGGTTTAAAGGAAAACCCGGACCAATGGTACGCTAAAAACAATCTAGAAAAATAA
- a CDS encoding vitamin K epoxide reductase family protein — MAKNESIDQIPPGWDYNPATWSQRIPIVILAFVGVIIATYLSLYQLDYIDTVWEPFFGDGSKTILNSKVSNVLPIPDAALGAIGYLVDAVTGVIGGTHRWKKMPWIVIVFGLAVGPLGFVSVLLVVFQPVLFSAWCTLCLGSAIISIAMIGPAMDEMLASLQYMQRAKRSEASTWKVFWGVQSEIEKVK; from the coding sequence ATGGCAAAGAATGAAAGCATAGACCAAATACCACCGGGCTGGGACTACAATCCCGCAACTTGGTCACAACGGATCCCGATAGTTATTTTGGCTTTTGTAGGGGTGATAATAGCTACATATTTATCGCTATATCAGCTTGATTATATAGATACCGTCTGGGAACCATTTTTTGGTGATGGAAGCAAGACTATTTTAAACTCTAAAGTATCTAATGTATTACCAATTCCTGATGCCGCTCTAGGTGCAATTGGTTATTTGGTTGACGCAGTAACAGGTGTAATAGGAGGGACGCACCGGTGGAAAAAAATGCCATGGATCGTAATTGTTTTCGGTTTGGCGGTAGGTCCATTGGGTTTTGTTAGTGTATTGCTTGTTGTTTTTCAACCCGTATTGTTTTCGGCATGGTGTACGCTTTGTCTGGGCTCTGCTATAATTTCTATAGCTATGATCGGACCTGCAATGGATGAGATGTTGGCCAGTTTACAGTATATGCAAAGGGCCAAAAGGTCTGAAGCTTCTACGTGGAAGGTTTTTTGGGGAGTACAATCTGAAATCGAAAAAGTTAAATAA
- a CDS encoding SPW repeat protein, with the protein MWAKILNIVIGLYLIVAPSFFGYSPQASDNGHIIGPIIVTFSIISLWEATQGTRKWNYPFAVWLLLAPWILGYENNLAMVSDMLVGALVIVFSSFEQENKNRYGGGWASLWQKHPQHIQEVNKDEV; encoded by the coding sequence ATGTGGGCAAAAATATTAAATATCGTAATAGGACTCTACCTGATAGTGGCTCCAAGCTTTTTTGGATATTCGCCTCAAGCTTCGGATAACGGGCATATCATAGGCCCTATAATCGTAACTTTTTCTATTATCTCTTTATGGGAGGCCACGCAAGGAACAAGGAAATGGAACTACCCCTTTGCCGTTTGGTTGCTTTTGGCTCCATGGATTTTAGGATATGAGAACAATTTAGCTATGGTTAGCGATATGTTGGTAGGCGCACTGGTTATTGTTTTTTCATCTTTTGAACAGGAGAACAAAAATCGTTATGGTGGTGGATGGGCCTCGTTGTGGCAAAAACACCCGCAACACATTCAAGAGGTAAATAAGGATGAGGTTTGA
- a CDS encoding aconitate hydratase, which produces MDSLNVSQKLIQSHLIQGELKPGTEIGLKIDQALLQDATGTLVQLELEAMGLERAKTEVAVQYVDHNLLQTDYKNADDHLFLHSAAQKFGLWFSRPGNGVSHPLHMQRFGIPGKTLVGSDSHSCAAGSLGMLAIGTGGLDVAAAIAGQPYFVKMPKIMGVKLTGKLPDWVSAKDVILEMLRRHDVKGGVGKIIEYYGEGLEYLSAMDRHVIANMGAELGATTTVFPSDDKTRSFLKSQDREEDWSEILPDEGCSYDLEDEIILDNLIPLIALPTSPGNVVPVSEVAGKKISQVVIGSSANPGLRDFWMAGAIVKDKAVHSEVSFDINPTSRQIIQNMIENKAFANLIKAGARFHQSGCMGCIGMGQAPASNSISLRTMPRNFPDRSGTKDDQVYLCSPETAAASALTGEITDPRKLKEIYEMDYPKYEAPQLEIINMEMLVPPTKNKSEIKLKKGPNIKSLPEMKGLKAEYTIPVLLKMGDNISTDEIMKAGAEVLPFRSNIPEISKFSYTVIDDTFYKRALKSKEKYGGHIVVAGENYAQGSSREHAAIAPKYLGQVAVIAKDYARIAWQNLVNFGILPLEFENPDDYDSIEDGAIISFKNLKENVANRNAINIKVENKNEEKEILLKHSMSDRQIELLMKGGVINDFKEKLTS; this is translated from the coding sequence ATGGACTCCCTGAACGTCTCCCAAAAATTAATACAGTCACATCTTATACAAGGAGAATTAAAACCTGGAACCGAAATAGGCCTGAAAATAGACCAAGCCTTATTACAAGATGCAACGGGTACTCTGGTTCAATTAGAATTAGAAGCTATGGGTCTAGAGCGGGCCAAGACAGAAGTAGCCGTACAATACGTAGATCATAATCTACTGCAAACAGATTACAAAAATGCGGACGACCATCTTTTTCTGCATTCCGCTGCGCAAAAATTCGGTCTTTGGTTCAGCAGACCAGGCAATGGAGTGAGCCACCCCTTACACATGCAACGTTTTGGCATTCCCGGTAAAACCTTAGTAGGTTCTGACAGTCACAGCTGTGCCGCAGGGTCATTGGGCATGCTCGCTATCGGCACAGGTGGGCTAGATGTAGCCGCTGCTATTGCTGGACAACCCTATTTTGTAAAAATGCCAAAAATAATGGGGGTTAAGTTGACCGGTAAATTACCGGATTGGGTGAGTGCCAAAGATGTAATATTAGAAATGCTACGTCGCCATGACGTAAAAGGAGGCGTAGGCAAGATTATAGAGTATTATGGTGAAGGTTTAGAATACCTCAGCGCTATGGACAGACACGTAATTGCCAATATGGGAGCTGAACTAGGTGCTACGACCACGGTTTTTCCAAGTGACGATAAAACCAGAAGTTTCCTAAAATCTCAAGACCGTGAGGAGGATTGGTCAGAAATTCTTCCTGATGAAGGATGTAGCTATGATCTTGAAGATGAAATCATTCTTGATAACCTTATACCACTAATAGCCCTGCCCACTAGCCCTGGCAATGTTGTACCCGTTTCTGAGGTTGCAGGCAAAAAGATAAGTCAAGTGGTCATCGGTTCTTCTGCAAATCCCGGGCTACGTGATTTTTGGATGGCCGGTGCGATTGTCAAAGACAAGGCCGTACACTCAGAAGTTTCATTTGACATCAACCCCACCTCACGACAGATTATTCAGAACATGATAGAAAACAAAGCCTTTGCGAATCTCATCAAGGCAGGTGCACGTTTTCACCAATCCGGTTGCATGGGTTGCATTGGTATGGGGCAGGCCCCGGCAAGTAACTCCATTAGTTTACGCACCATGCCCAGAAACTTTCCCGATCGTTCCGGAACAAAAGACGACCAAGTATATTTATGTAGCCCAGAAACAGCGGCCGCTTCGGCCCTTACCGGTGAAATTACGGACCCACGGAAATTAAAGGAAATCTACGAAATGGATTATCCTAAATACGAAGCTCCACAACTGGAAATCATTAACATGGAAATGCTCGTGCCACCAACTAAAAACAAATCGGAAATTAAACTCAAAAAAGGACCGAATATTAAATCGCTTCCCGAAATGAAAGGACTTAAAGCCGAATACACCATACCGGTTTTACTTAAAATGGGAGACAACATCTCTACTGATGAAATTATGAAAGCAGGTGCCGAGGTGTTACCTTTTAGAAGCAACATACCGGAAATCAGTAAATTTTCGTACACCGTTATTGATGACACATTCTATAAACGAGCTCTAAAAAGCAAAGAAAAATATGGAGGCCATATTGTCGTAGCCGGTGAGAACTACGCTCAGGGAAGTAGTAGAGAACATGCCGCCATAGCCCCAAAATATCTGGGGCAAGTAGCCGTCATCGCAAAAGATTACGCTCGTATAGCTTGGCAAAACCTTGTGAACTTTGGTATTCTGCCATTAGAATTTGAAAACCCAGATGATTATGATTCCATTGAAGATGGCGCCATCATCAGTTTTAAGAATCTAAAAGAAAATGTAGCGAATAGAAATGCTATAAATATTAAGGTGGAAAACAAAAATGAAGAAAAAGAAATTCTGCTTAAACATAGCATGAGCGACCGGCAAATAGAATTGCTGATGAAAGGTGGGGTTATCAATGATTTCAAGGAAAAGCTGACGAGCTAA